In Exiguobacterium acetylicum, the genomic stretch ACAACTCGAGGAAACGGTTGCTCGTTTCATTCAACAGCGTCTCGGGGGTGGGATGTTCGGGATGTTGCTCGCGAACGTCAACGTCGTTGATATGATTCAGCCGGAGCTGAAACGGGTACTTCAATCAGAGTCGACGTCTCAGTTCATCCTTGCCTTATTACGTCAGGAATGGCAAAAGGGACTGGATCGTCCACTGTCGTCTTATATGACAGAAGAGACGGAGTCACGGATTCGACAGACCGTCAAAGAACAAGTCTTGGCGCGTTTACCGATTGAATCGATGCTTGCTACACCATTACGCGTCTGGTTGAATCCACTCGAAGCACAATTACTCGAGCAACATGTCCCTGTCGTCATCGATCATCTATTCGAACGGACGACGAATCAAATCGGGCAAATCTTGCAGACACTCGATCTCGAAACGATTGTTCGAGAAGAGGTCGGTTTGCTGGATACTGCATATCTCGAGGAAATCGTCTTATCGATTTCTAAGCGAGAATTCCGGGCTATCACTTGGCTTGGAGGGTTGTTAGGTGGTTTAATTGGATTGATACAGGCGGGGCTTTATCTCGTCTAAACAAATTGGAGGTTTTACTCATGGCAGAAACAAACTTATACGATCACGCGTACACACTGGAGCGTGCATTACGTGAAACTTCGGAGTACACGGCATTAAAAGACTTGTACACGCAAGTTAACGCGGATCCGGAATCAAACGAATTGTTCGCATCGTTCCGTAACATCCAACTCGAATTACAACAAAAACAGATGCAAGGTGAAGAAATCACACCAGACGATATGGCGTCTGCTCAAACAAAGATGCTCGAAGTACAAAACAACCCATTAATCAGTCAGCTGATGCAAGAAGAGCAACGGATGCACACGATGTTGACAGAAGTCACACAAATCATCATGAAGCCGTTAGAAGAACTCTACGCGCCAATGATGGAGCAACAAGACGACGTTCAATAAGTCATCAAAAAAGGAAGACGGCCATAGTGGCGCGTCTTCCTTTTTTTGTATGGCTCAAGATGAAGCAGGAACGATCCGTGGCAAGTAAGCGCGCTCGAAATGAATCAAACGACCTGAACGTGTGACACGAGCGGCATGATGGGCGTACCCACTCTCATTGAGACGCCGAATCCCTTCTTCTCGTGCCTGTCCATCTGTTTCTGCTTCAAAAACGTCATCGAGTAACGTTTCACCACGATCTGAAAAGACTGTAATCGTATACTGCATACTTGTTCCTCCCTTGTCTGATCGGTCTTGTATTTAGTATAGTGAATATCCATTCATTTTACAAGCGCAAGTCTAAGTCTTGCCACGTCAACTGTCGCGCAGCGGGAGGAGTAGTCAGGTGACTGACCGTCATACCAATCAAGCGGATCGGTCCGTCGAAGGTGATGCCATTGAACAGTTTCGTTGTTTCCTCAAGTAATCGTTCTTCGTCCGCCGTCTCTTCTGAAAATGTATGCCGTTTCGAACGTGACTGGAATGTATCGGTCTTCCACTTGATCGTGATCGTCCGGCAGACGAGTTCTTTTTTTTGAAGACTCGCAATGACGGATTTTGATTCTCGAATCAACGTCTCGAATATCGTATCGATATCCTCCGTATCTTCTTCGAAGGTCGTCTCAGAACCAATCGATTTTCGCTCGCGTTCCGGACGAACGGGACGTTCATCGATGCCATGCGCCATTGCATGCAGTTCCGTTCCGCGATCGCGTCCGAGCAATGCTCGTAATTGTTCGACGGGCATTGCTTGGACATCTGCGACGGTTTCAATTCCTTGTTTTCGTAACGCTTGTTCCGTGACTTTTCCGACGCCATGTAAATCTCCAATTTTTAATGGAGACAAGAAACTGAGGACGTCCTCTGGAGGAACGACCGTCAACCCGTTCGGTTTCTCGTATCCGGAAGCGACCTTCGCGACGAGCTTAGAGTTCGAAACACCAGCAGAGGCCGTCAGACCTGTCCGTTCTTTAATTTGCTGTAGAACATATTGCGCGATATAGGTTGCACTTTTTTGATCAAAATAATTTTCCGTGACGTCGAGGTATGCCTCATCAAGCGAGAGAGGCTCGACGAGTGGTGTCACTTCTCGAAAAAGCGCCATGATTTGCGCACTGACAGCTCGGTAGACGTCAAAGCGGGGACGAATGAAGACCGCACGAGGGCAGAGCTGAAAGGCGCGTCGTGACGGCATCGCGCTATGGATGCCATATTTCCGTGCTTCATAGGAACAGGTTGCTACGACACCACGGGCATGAGGCGGTCCACCGACGACGACAGGAACACCTTTTAATCGAGGACGATCGCGTTGCTCGACGGAAGCGTAAAAGGCGTCCATATCAATATGAATGATTTTTCGTTCCATCGGACAAGCGTCTCCTTTCAGTAGATATGATACAATTAGTATAACGAACTTATGTTCTGATATCTATTTTTTTGGTCGACTATTCTTTGGCATCCGAACAAGAGCGCCTAACCATCCGCGCCAGCGCATCCAGTAGAAGATACCACCGGTCGAGAGAAAGATCAGACCGAGGGATAGAGCGTAACCATATTTCCATTCTAATTCCGGCATGATTTTAAAGTTCATCCCCCAAATCGCACCGAGGGCCATCGTTGGTGTCGCGACGGCAGTAAAGATCGTTAATGCCTTCATGATTTCGTTTCCACGGAAGTTCGAGACAGTCGTTGATAAGTCGAGCAGGACCTCAATGTCTTTTTGATAATGTTCGATGAGCATCAACAGACGGCGGACACGTTTTGTAGCTAGTTTCAACGAAAGATCCTCAAGATACGCGTCCTCGTCGAGAAATGATTCTTCGCCAGCCATGACGAGCTCTTGAAACGGAACGATCAAATCGGACCAGTTCTCGATCGTGTCGCGTAACGCGAAGATGCTATCGAGTGAATCTTCATTGATGCTACCGCGCAGTTCATCTTGTCTTGAGAACAGTTCCGTCTCAAACTGATCGATACCGGCAAAATACGTGTTCAGCTGTAAAGCAAGAATCGTATAAAAAGCCGCAAAGGGATGCGCAGGAGAATAGGGAGCGACCAGGGACACGATCGAATCCGACAATCCAATCGTGATGAGTTTTTCTTTCGTTACGTAAAAGCAAATCGAGCGGCGATCACTTTTGTCGACAGGATTTTGCCAGGTGACGACAGCGCCATAGAGAACCCCTTTTTCCGAGCGGGTGAAGTTCATGTCTTTCGATCGCAGCTGTGTGACCCAGTCCATTTCGGATTGGTCGACGGCAGCCGTCGGAAAGGTTTGTTCATAGTCAGCTAAATCGAGATAGCGGGACCAATTAAATTGAGGTTCCAGTTCCATGTTCATGACTCCCATATAGTAGAATGAAATAGTATATGCCTTAAGTGTAGTCAATGGAATATAAAAAAGACACCTATTTTACAGATAAAGGACGTGTTTCAAGTATGAAAGGAATCGGTAAATTAGCAGTTGGAGAAACGCTCGATCAACGAGCGATGATCAAGCAAGCGGTCAAAGGAATTGCAGCAAATGGGAAACCATACTTGACGCTCATCTTGACGGATAAGACAGGCGAAATCGAGACGAAGATGTGGGATACGAGTGATCTTGAAAAATATGCACCGAAATCAATAGTCCATGCTGCTGGAGAAGTTATGGACTATCGGGGACGGACACAACTCAAGCTCAAACAAATCACGGTCCTAGAGGAGACGAATGTCGAGGACTACGTCCAATCCGCACCGATTCCGCGAGAGCAGATCGAGACGGAAGTCCTCGCGTTCGTAGAATCGATTCAGAACAGTGATATGAAAAAGCTCGTTAAACATTTGATTACTTCACGATTTGACGCCTATTTCACGCATCCGGCAGCGGTCAAGAACCATCATGCTTTTTACTCGGGGCTGTCATACCACGTCCTTTCGATGTTGCGTCTAGCGGATCAAATCGCTCAACTCTATCCGACCTTAAACCGTGACGTGCTAATCAGTGGCATCATTCTGCACGATTATGCGAAAATCAAGGAGTTATCCGATCCGGTTGCACCGGAATATACGTTGCCTGGTAAACTCGTCGGTCATATTACGATGATGGTAGCGGAACTTGAGAAAGTCGGAGCAGAATTACAAATTGACGCAGAAGTACTGACGGTCTTGCAACATCTCGTCTTAAGTCATCACGGACGACCGGAATGGGGTTCTGCCGTCGCACCACAGATGCGCGAGGCAGAAGTTTTGTTCTTGATCGATAACCTTGATGCACGGATGACGATGATGGATCGTCTCCTTGAATATGTCGAGCCAGGACAGTTCTCGGAACGATCATTCGCACTAGATAATCGTGCTTTTTACCGTCCGAAGCTATAAGGGGGAAAAAAGA encodes the following:
- the dinB gene encoding DNA polymerase IV, producing MERKIIHIDMDAFYASVEQRDRPRLKGVPVVVGGPPHARGVVATCSYEARKYGIHSAMPSRRAFQLCPRAVFIRPRFDVYRAVSAQIMALFREVTPLVEPLSLDEAYLDVTENYFDQKSATYIAQYVLQQIKERTGLTASAGVSNSKLVAKVASGYEKPNGLTVVPPEDVLSFLSPLKIGDLHGVGKVTEQALRKQGIETVADVQAMPVEQLRALLGRDRGTELHAMAHGIDERPVRPERERKSIGSETTFEEDTEDIDTIFETLIRESKSVIASLQKKELVCRTITIKWKTDTFQSRSKRHTFSEETADEERLLEETTKLFNGITFDGPIRLIGMTVSHLTTPPAARQLTWQDLDLRL
- a CDS encoding YhzD family protein; this encodes MQYTITVFSDRGETLLDDVFEAETDGQAREEGIRRLNESGYAHHAARVTRSGRLIHFERAYLPRIVPASS
- a CDS encoding HD domain-containing protein, giving the protein MKGIGKLAVGETLDQRAMIKQAVKGIAANGKPYLTLILTDKTGEIETKMWDTSDLEKYAPKSIVHAAGEVMDYRGRTQLKLKQITVLEETNVEDYVQSAPIPREQIETEVLAFVESIQNSDMKKLVKHLITSRFDAYFTHPAAVKNHHAFYSGLSYHVLSMLRLADQIAQLYPTLNRDVLISGIILHDYAKIKELSDPVAPEYTLPGKLVGHITMMVAELEKVGAELQIDAEVLTVLQHLVLSHHGRPEWGSAVAPQMREAEVLFLIDNLDARMTMMDRLLEYVEPGQFSERSFALDNRAFYRPKL
- a CDS encoding magnesium transporter CorA family protein, yielding MELEPQFNWSRYLDLADYEQTFPTAAVDQSEMDWVTQLRSKDMNFTRSEKGVLYGAVVTWQNPVDKSDRRSICFYVTKEKLITIGLSDSIVSLVAPYSPAHPFAAFYTILALQLNTYFAGIDQFETELFSRQDELRGSINEDSLDSIFALRDTIENWSDLIVPFQELVMAGEESFLDEDAYLEDLSLKLATKRVRRLLMLIEHYQKDIEVLLDLSTTVSNFRGNEIMKALTIFTAVATPTMALGAIWGMNFKIMPELEWKYGYALSLGLIFLSTGGIFYWMRWRGWLGALVRMPKNSRPKK
- a CDS encoding DUF445 family protein — translated: MSDTFLLVLKLVGIIVIGALIGAVTNHLAIRMLFRPLEPKYIGKFRVPFTPGLIPKRRDELAANLGRTVVKHLLTPEGIGKRLASPAVRGAVTRLVEQEVMKWTRSEETTEAWISRFIDEPKQRIQGKISYHLEQEFSLLMGKWREKSLRELIGEAGEQKIEEVMPRLVTSVLHQAEEYFDGPEGRLQLEETVARFIQQRLGGGMFGMLLANVNVVDMIQPELKRVLQSESTSQFILALLRQEWQKGLDRPLSSYMTEETESRIRQTVKEQVLARLPIESMLATPLRVWLNPLEAQLLEQHVPVVIDHLFERTTNQIGQILQTLDLETIVREEVGLLDTAYLEEIVLSISKREFRAITWLGGLLGGLIGLIQAGLYLV
- a CDS encoding YlbF family regulator; amino-acid sequence: MAETNLYDHAYTLERALRETSEYTALKDLYTQVNADPESNELFASFRNIQLELQQKQMQGEEITPDDMASAQTKMLEVQNNPLISQLMQEEQRMHTMLTEVTQIIMKPLEELYAPMMEQQDDVQ